Genomic DNA from Trichoderma asperellum chromosome 5, complete sequence:
GTGAAGGGGGGCGACGAACTGTATCCGACAATATTGCCTTCTGAATCCTCGCACACCTGAAACAGCGAGGGCCATTTTGCGTGGTACTGAAGATAGAAGTTGAGCTCATAGGTCTCTGTTAAGGGATCCAGATTGCATTTTGAGAATTTGTTAACGTCATCAGGTCGAAACCGTCGGAATGTGGCCATCGTGCTAGCTCGGACGAGCCCTTGCTCGCTCTTACTTTAAGCCAGTCCAGCAATTGACGACGATCCGGCAGCTGGTGGTTTGCCTTTGGTGGTAAGGGATTATGACTTGATACTGGCGGAGCAAGTTATTGTGAGTGATTCGTACTAGTGGAGATTCCCGAATGGCCGCTGAATATTTAACCACGAGATGGGCCAGAAGCACAGCAAATGGATACGAACCTCTGCCAAATTGTAAGCCCACATAAATCTGGGAAAGAGGAAATACAACTCTATAATTCTTACCACTTCCAGGCCACAGATGGATTATCCACTTCTTCCGTTTTTCCAATATTGAATGCTCTTTTTCAGCTCCTTATTAGCCACTGTCATATGAAATGAACAGTAAATATCTTGTACTCCGCAGTTTCATTAATGAATGGCCGCGCACTGAaggacttcttttttttagagCGCTACAGCAGCCAGGCTACGCCTGTGAAATAATGCAAGCCTAAAAGTTAATGGGAACCTTCGGGATACCTCTGTCCCCACTAGTTATCTCCTACGTTTCATTGTATTGGAAAGTACTCGCAAAGTCCCTATCTTATCGTGATAGGGAGCTGCTTACCGTATCTTTGGTTCTTGGCCGGGGCTAtatgcctgctgctgctcgacctAGGTGGGATCTGAATGATTCGGGGTCTCCTACCCATAGCAGATACCCAGTCCCAAGGTCGGCCTTGTTAACAAATTCTATTCCTCCAACCACTACACTAAAGAAAATCGACAGAGATCGAAGCTAGACTGAGAAAAAAGTAtttcatttccttctttcgGAGACTGTTCAGCAAGACTGCGCTCCAACATTATGCCCGGGTCGCCACGAACTCCACGACACTCTCGTAATTCATCAGCAATCGATAGCTTTGCGGGTTCGCCCCAAATTCGACGGTATTCGAGGTCTTCAACGCAAGATGCAATAACATCGTTCAACCACAGCCCAAGCCATGATGCTCTCGATCTTTCAGTACTTGGCGGTGGCGGATCAGGGGCCAACGGAATGGGGAACTTAGCTGATGAGTTGGCGGATGCATTTTCCGATTCAGGGGAAGAGGGCGACTACGACCCCGAACCGACAGGCCAGACAGAACATGCCAACGACGCATCACGAGGCGCAACAGCAAACGATGAGTCAAGGAGAAACGAAGGCGATGCGGCGAGCTTGCTCTCCCCTCGTCCAAAGGGCCACCAGAGAAAAACCAGTCTATATGATGGCAGTGACTACGGCTCAGACTCAGACCTTGACATTGCCGGCATACCCCCCAGTCTGATGGCAAAGATTGACGCTGTCGAGAACCTCACCATTCGCGGGACGGATAACTACGGAGGCACAGCAGACGATGTACTGAAGCGGGTGATTCAGGAGCTGCGTGACTTGGGATCGCAATCCAGCGTCGAGGGCAGCGCTTCGAGGTAAACCAACATTCTGAAGTCGCAAACGAAAGAGGCATCTAAGCGCTAACCCGTGGAATATTCGTTTAGACTTATAACAGCACACTCTGCGTTGACGACGCATCTTGCACACCAGACTCGTCAACTGCACAACCTCACCTTTCCCTTGCTATCTCCACTAGCACCAGCACCTGACACTGAAACGATTGAAACACTTGAGCCACTACTCGTATCTCTGACAGAAGACATGCCACGACCATCGACGTCCGCATTCAACTCTCTCACAGCGCTACATTCCATCACATCAGAGCTGATACAGTCGTTGAGCTATCTCTCGGATACGCTGCACATGTCTCGCCAGACAACGGCCGCGGCCAGCCGCAGACTGAAGAGCGCAAAGGAGCTCGTTGCCGAAATCAGGAAAGAGGATGACTTGAGAGAGCAAGGGGAGGAGTGGCTGACTAGAGGAAACTGGGGCGAGCGGCTGGAGAAAAGGGAGTGTGCGAGCGTCTGCGGAGAAGTGATTGGTGGATTTGAAGATGTCTGCAATTCCTGGAGAGAGCGGCTACTAGCCCAGGCCGAATCCCAGGCGTAAATACTCTGTTTTACTACACTATTGCTATTGCTGCGTTTATTACCACCACTGCTATTACTTTTTGATAAAGAGGGACAGGATAGAGATGACGGCGGCTGCACTGATAAGCGAATGGCACCAATTTTGTTACCtatttcactttttttttcatgttATTTCTGCAACTGGCTTGATAGATAGATTCATAAATGGAATATTAATGGCCGTGTTTACCATCATGTAAAATAGCTGGCGTGGCTGGCTTGACTCACACAATATCAATCTTATTTATTGCAAGCTGGGCACTTACTTGCTGTCTTGCTATTGGTTTAGACATGGATAGTAGGTAAGAAGGGGCATAGAAGGAGTCCACCGCTATCTAGAAGGTGTTTGTTTGGATAAAGATAGATCATTGGACCTCCTCAAATATGCTCGGAAACGGGCAGCCGAGGGGGGGCGCCAGTATTGAAACTATGTTTCGAGAACCAGCACTAAATGGAGAACCGCTGAGTTTCTTAACGGCGAATCAATCTTGGGGGAGGGAACTCGTCTAAGGGTA
This window encodes:
- a CDS encoding uncharacterized protein (EggNog:ENOG41) — translated: MPGSPRTPRHSRNSSAIDSFAGSPQIRRYSRSSTQDAITSFNHSPSHDALDLSVLGGGGSGANGMGNLADELADAFSDSGEEGDYDPEPTGQTEHANDASRGATANDESRRNEGDAASLLSPRPKGHQRKTSLYDGSDYGSDSDLDIAGIPPSLMAKIDAVENLTIRGTDNYGGTADDVLKRVIQELRDLGSQSSVEGSASRLITAHSALTTHLAHQTRQLHNLTFPLLSPLAPAPDTETIETLEPLLVSLTEDMPRPSTSAFNSLTALHSITSELIQSLSYLSDTLHMSRQTTAAASRRLKSAKELVAEIRKEDDLREQGEEWLTRGNWGERLEKRECASVCGEVIGGFEDVCNSWRERLLAQAESQA